A single genomic interval of Mucilaginibacter robiniae harbors:
- the spt gene encoding serine palmitoyltransferase, with the protein MGKKLHDKIAQFTAADEARKNGVYPYFRPIESGQDTEVIIDGKRVLMFGSNSYLGLTSHPKIKEASKKAIDKYGTGCAGSRFLNGTLDIHVELENRLAAYVGKEAAVLFSTGFQVNLGVLSAITGRNDYLILDEYDHASIIDGSRLSFSRVIKFAHNDMNDLQRKLSLLPEEAVKLIAVDGIFSMEGDIAKLPEIVNLADQYGANIMVDDAHSFGVIGKKGAGTASHFGLTDDVDLIMGTFSKSLASLGGFIAADYATIDYLKHHARSLIFSASMPPATVASVIAALDIIEAEPERIDRLWDNTNYATKLMQEEGFNIGPSESPILPIYIRDNEKTFLVTKYLQEAGIFVNPVVSPAVPSDSTLIRFSLMATHTFSQIEEAVEKMAMVFKKVGVDAVKEKI; encoded by the coding sequence ATGGGTAAAAAACTACATGATAAGATTGCTCAGTTTACAGCAGCTGATGAGGCCAGAAAAAACGGAGTATATCCTTATTTCAGGCCAATAGAATCAGGGCAGGATACTGAAGTTATAATTGATGGCAAACGTGTACTGATGTTTGGTTCCAACTCTTATTTAGGTTTAACAAGCCATCCTAAAATTAAAGAAGCGTCAAAAAAAGCTATTGATAAATATGGTACTGGTTGTGCAGGTTCTCGGTTTTTAAATGGTACGCTGGATATCCATGTGGAACTGGAAAATCGTTTAGCTGCGTATGTAGGTAAAGAAGCTGCTGTATTATTCAGCACAGGTTTTCAGGTTAATCTGGGTGTACTATCTGCTATTACCGGACGTAATGATTATTTAATATTAGATGAGTACGATCACGCATCAATTATTGATGGTAGCCGTTTATCATTTTCTCGCGTAATCAAATTTGCACATAATGATATGAATGACCTTCAGCGCAAGCTAAGCTTGTTACCTGAAGAAGCTGTAAAATTGATTGCGGTTGATGGTATTTTCAGTATGGAAGGCGATATTGCCAAATTACCTGAAATAGTAAACCTTGCCGATCAGTATGGTGCCAATATCATGGTAGATGATGCACACAGTTTTGGTGTAATTGGTAAAAAAGGAGCTGGTACTGCCTCACATTTTGGTTTAACTGATGATGTTGACCTGATTATGGGTACTTTCAGTAAATCATTAGCTTCCTTAGGTGGATTTATTGCAGCTGATTATGCTACAATCGATTATCTAAAACACCATGCCCGTTCGCTTATATTTAGCGCCAGTATGCCTCCAGCTACGGTAGCCAGTGTTATTGCAGCTTTAGATATTATTGAGGCTGAACCTGAACGTATTGATCGCTTATGGGATAATACTAATTACGCTACCAAGTTAATGCAGGAAGAAGGCTTCAATATTGGTCCATCTGAAAGCCCTATATTACCAATTTATATTCGTGATAATGAGAAAACCTTCTTGGTTACCAAATACCTGCAAGAGGCCGGAATATTTGTTAACCCTGTAGTTTCTCCTGCAGTTCCATCAGATTCTACTCTAATTCGCTTCTCGTTAATGGCTACCCATACCTTTAGCCAAATTGAAGAAGCTGTTGAGAAGATGGCAATGGTATTTAAGAAAGTGGGTGTTGACGCCGTTAAAGAAAAAATATGA
- a CDS encoding DUF5686 and carboxypeptidase-like regulatory domain-containing protein, with the protein MHLKKYIPFLLTLIAGVFSISITLGQTTVVRGTVVDAANKQPLSYVTISFPGSTIGVSTNDAGKFVIRSEKPYNQVQASFVGYKAVTLPITPGKEQDINIRLVADSKQLKDVVVRSGKKPRYTNRDNPAVALIRKVIENKEKNRPESYNYVEYKEYDRMTFSFINVSPTLSDKKFFRKYKFLLDNRDTTTLPGKNLLPIYIDEKLSQYYYRKNPEKSRTIVLGQKGVNFGGMVDNEGITVYFKHLYQNVDIYANSAVLVTNEFLSPISDNAPNLYKFFITDTVVVNNTKLIELSFTPRNTNDILFEGEIYITLDGNYAVQKANLTINRKINLNWVKEMHINLDFEKNPDGRYHLSRSNTLADFGVRKSGKGGMFGQRTITYKNYLVNQAKPDTTYTGLEGIVSDDVKHRSEQFWEQNRLDTLNNVQAKVYTNVDSLHKMPSYRRTVDIATLLVAGYKSFGKFEIGPANTFYSFNPVEGFKLRLGGRTTPELSKRYYLETYGAYGFKDEKWKFFLAGTYSFNAKSIYRFPQNYIRASFQRDTQIPGLNLQFVQEDNFLLSFKRGTNDKYLYNDNYRIDYVREFENHFSYSLGFRKWTQTPAGSLYFINQVNGVNHQINNLTTTQAHVQLRYAPHEEFYQGKIYRTQFLNKYPIFTFDYTAGIKGLLGSEYNYHNLNLDIYKHAYLGRFGYADVYLDAGRIIGQVPYPLLTIPRANQTYAYDLLSYNLMNFLEFANDHYESINIDQHFNGYFFNRIPLFKRLKWRETASVKALWGGLRSENDPNIHPELYQFPKELDGTPITYSLGNKPYVEGSVGIENIFKVLRVDLVHRFNYLDHAHVAEWGIRTRVQFIF; encoded by the coding sequence ATGCACTTAAAAAAATATATTCCTTTCCTGCTTACGTTAATTGCTGGCGTTTTTTCAATTTCTATCACTTTAGGGCAAACTACTGTAGTTAGGGGAACTGTAGTAGATGCTGCCAATAAACAGCCTTTATCCTATGTAACCATAAGTTTTCCCGGCAGTACCATTGGCGTAAGTACTAATGATGCGGGGAAATTTGTTATTAGGTCTGAAAAGCCTTATAACCAAGTACAAGCTTCCTTTGTAGGTTATAAAGCAGTTACACTACCAATTACACCTGGTAAGGAACAAGATATCAATATTCGTTTAGTTGCAGATAGTAAGCAATTGAAAGATGTAGTGGTACGCTCTGGTAAAAAGCCTAGGTACACTAATCGTGATAATCCGGCAGTAGCGCTAATTAGAAAGGTAATTGAGAACAAAGAAAAAAACCGTCCGGAAAGTTATAATTATGTAGAATATAAAGAGTATGATCGAATGACATTCTCTTTTATTAATGTTTCTCCTACATTATCAGATAAAAAGTTCTTTCGTAAATATAAATTTTTACTAGACAATCGCGATACTACTACCCTACCTGGTAAAAACCTGCTCCCCATTTACATTGATGAAAAACTATCACAATATTACTACCGGAAGAACCCTGAAAAAAGCAGAACTATTGTATTGGGGCAGAAAGGTGTAAACTTTGGCGGCATGGTTGATAATGAAGGTATAACTGTTTATTTCAAACATTTATACCAGAATGTAGATATTTATGCTAATAGTGCCGTACTAGTAACTAACGAATTTTTAAGTCCAATATCAGACAATGCGCCTAACCTATATAAATTTTTTATAACCGATACTGTAGTAGTAAATAATACTAAGCTGATTGAACTAAGTTTTACCCCTCGTAACACCAACGACATTCTTTTTGAAGGTGAAATTTACATAACGTTAGATGGTAACTACGCCGTACAAAAAGCTAACCTTACTATTAACCGGAAAATTAATCTGAACTGGGTTAAAGAGATGCACATTAATCTGGATTTCGAAAAAAATCCGGATGGGCGTTACCACCTGAGTAGAAGTAATACTTTGGCCGATTTTGGGGTACGTAAATCAGGTAAAGGCGGCATGTTCGGGCAACGTACAATTACATATAAAAACTATTTGGTTAATCAAGCCAAACCTGATACTACATACACGGGTCTGGAGGGAATAGTCTCTGATGATGTAAAACATCGGAGTGAGCAGTTTTGGGAACAAAACCGATTGGATACCTTAAACAATGTGCAAGCCAAGGTATATACCAACGTTGATAGTTTGCACAAGATGCCTTCTTATCGCCGTACGGTAGATATAGCTACGTTGTTGGTAGCTGGTTATAAATCATTTGGCAAATTTGAAATTGGTCCAGCTAATACCTTTTACAGCTTTAACCCGGTTGAAGGTTTTAAGTTGCGCTTAGGTGGCCGTACCACGCCTGAGCTCAGTAAGCGCTACTATCTGGAAACTTATGGTGCATATGGCTTTAAGGATGAGAAATGGAAATTTTTTCTGGCAGGTACTTACTCCTTTAATGCAAAATCAATTTATAGGTTCCCTCAAAATTATATTAGAGCAAGTTTCCAAAGAGATACTCAGATCCCTGGTTTAAACTTGCAATTCGTTCAGGAAGATAATTTTCTTCTTTCTTTCAAGCGTGGAACAAACGATAAATATTTATACAATGATAATTATCGAATTGACTATGTACGTGAGTTTGAGAACCATTTTTCCTATTCACTAGGCTTCCGTAAGTGGACGCAAACACCAGCAGGCTCATTATATTTTATCAATCAAGTAAATGGGGTTAATCACCAAATTAATAACTTGACTACTACACAAGCACATGTGCAATTACGCTATGCACCACACGAAGAGTTTTATCAAGGTAAAATATACAGAACGCAATTTTTAAATAAATATCCAATATTTACTTTCGACTACACAGCAGGAATAAAAGGATTGTTAGGTAGTGAATACAACTATCATAATTTAAATCTAGATATTTACAAGCATGCCTATTTAGGTCGATTTGGCTATGCAGACGTTTACCTAGATGCAGGACGCATTATTGGTCAGGTACCGTACCCTTTGTTAACTATTCCGCGTGCCAATCAAACATATGCTTATGATTTGCTTTCTTATAATTTAATGAACTTTCTGGAGTTCGCCAATGATCACTACGAAAGCATCAACATCGACCAGCATTTTAATGGTTACTTCTTTAATCGCATTCCATTATTTAAAAGATTGAAATGGCGTGAAACAGCATCTGTAAAAGCTTTGTGGGGCGGCTTGAGAAGTGAAAATGATCCTAACATCCATCCAGAATTATACCAGTTCCCTAAAGAGTTGGATGGTACCCCAATTACCTACTCGTTAGGTAACAAACCTTATGTAGAAGGCAGTGTAGGTATTGAAAATATCTTTAAAGTGTTAAGGGTTGACTTGGTACATCGCTTCAACTACCTTGATCATGCACATGTTGCAGAATGGGGAATCCGGACACGCGTACAATTTATATTTTAA
- a CDS encoding metallophosphoesterase, which translates to MDWYVYHGLRTLLAGWSNNRNKQLVLWAYWVINVGVLMVFVAGLGSFTTARGMTPFHEWVLSIFLTFLATKIVFVLVLFLGDVYRLFIGLLNTIKHTPLQNGQSISSRRRFISEVAVLLAAIPFTSFFYAMLRGKYDYRVHRHTLFFDDLPEAFDGFTITQLSDIHSGSFDNTAAVRKGVDLAQAQKSDLFVFTGDLVNNVAWEIEPYLNHFSSLKAPYGQFSILGNHDYGDYIQWNSQQEKEANLQKLKEHHKTLGYRLLLDENIELNKGGEKIVLIGVQNWGRGFIQIGDLDKALSNVDPHSFKVLLSHDPTHWEEKVRYHPTQIHLTLSGHTHGAQFGVEAAGLRWSPVQYRYLDWAGLANENNRYLYVNRGFGFLAFSGRLGIWPEITVITLKRKIA; encoded by the coding sequence ATGGACTGGTACGTTTATCACGGTTTAAGAACGTTATTAGCTGGCTGGTCAAACAACCGTAATAAACAACTGGTATTGTGGGCGTATTGGGTGATAAATGTAGGAGTGTTAATGGTGTTTGTAGCTGGGCTAGGTAGCTTCACTACAGCACGTGGTATGACGCCTTTTCATGAATGGGTACTCAGTATTTTTCTAACTTTTTTGGCAACTAAAATAGTATTTGTTTTGGTGCTGTTTCTAGGTGATGTTTACCGGCTTTTCATTGGCTTGTTAAACACTATTAAACATACTCCACTACAAAATGGACAATCTATATCATCAAGGCGAAGATTTATTAGCGAAGTAGCCGTTCTACTAGCTGCTATTCCGTTTACCTCATTCTTTTATGCCATGTTGCGAGGTAAGTATGATTATCGAGTACATCGCCACACTTTGTTTTTTGATGATTTGCCAGAAGCATTTGATGGTTTTACAATAACTCAGTTGTCCGACATCCATTCAGGAAGCTTTGATAACACAGCAGCTGTTCGAAAGGGTGTTGATCTGGCTCAAGCGCAGAAATCAGATTTATTTGTTTTTACTGGAGATCTGGTAAACAATGTAGCATGGGAGATTGAACCTTACTTAAATCATTTTAGTTCATTAAAGGCACCTTATGGGCAGTTCTCTATCTTGGGTAATCATGATTATGGAGATTATATACAATGGAACAGCCAACAAGAAAAAGAAGCTAACTTGCAAAAGTTAAAAGAACATCATAAAACTTTAGGGTACCGATTATTATTAGATGAAAATATTGAGCTAAATAAAGGAGGAGAAAAGATTGTCCTAATTGGTGTACAGAATTGGGGACGAGGCTTTATACAAATAGGAGATTTAGACAAGGCGCTAAGCAATGTTGATCCGCATTCATTTAAGGTTTTGTTATCGCATGATCCTACTCATTGGGAAGAGAAGGTTCGTTATCATCCTACACAAATACATTTAACATTATCCGGCCATACGCATGGTGCACAATTTGGTGTCGAAGCTGCAGGCTTGCGTTGGAGTCCGGTTCAGTACCGCTACTTAGATTGGGCTGGTTTAGCTAATGAAAACAACCGTTATTTATATGTAAATAGAGGCTTCGGATTCCTAGCTTTCTCAGGTCGATTAGGTATATGGCCGGAAATTACAGTTATTACTTTAAAACGGAAAATAGCATAA
- a CDS encoding CDP-alcohol phosphatidyltransferase family protein — MAQQTSLRTNLQLGIYKIIDPFVKVLIRIGLTPNAVTLIGFILNIGVAFVFIFGAEQKKRNDLSSVAWAGGLLLFAGLFDMLDGQVARLGNMKSVFGALFDSVLDRYSELIMFFGICYYLVYNHYFLSSIFAFIALIGSMMVSYVRARAEGLGIECKGGLMQRPERVVTIGLFAILCGVTASYVGGNYKLYVPGIPFHIFEPMSVFTIPIAVLAVLTNITAFNRLMDAKKNIQQAEK, encoded by the coding sequence ATGGCACAACAAACATCGTTGCGTACTAACTTACAATTAGGTATATATAAAATTATTGATCCTTTTGTTAAGGTTTTGATCAGGATAGGTTTAACACCTAATGCGGTTACTTTAATTGGCTTTATATTAAATATTGGTGTTGCATTTGTTTTTATTTTCGGCGCTGAACAAAAAAAGCGTAATGATTTATCATCGGTAGCATGGGCAGGAGGCCTGCTTTTATTTGCAGGTTTGTTTGATATGTTGGATGGACAAGTAGCTCGCTTGGGAAACATGAAATCAGTTTTTGGCGCTTTGTTTGATTCCGTTTTAGACCGCTACAGCGAACTAATTATGTTTTTTGGCATTTGCTATTACCTGGTTTATAACCATTACTTTTTAAGCTCAATTTTTGCATTTATAGCACTTATTGGTTCTATGATGGTAAGTTATGTACGTGCTCGTGCAGAAGGCTTAGGTATAGAATGCAAAGGTGGCTTAATGCAACGCCCAGAACGTGTAGTAACTATTGGCTTATTCGCTATATTATGTGGGGTAACTGCCAGCTATGTTGGCGGAAATTACAAACTGTATGTGCCAGGTATTCCATTTCACATTTTTGAGCCGATGTCGGTATTTACAATACCTATAGCTGTTTTAGCCGTGTTAACCAACATAACAGCTTTTAACCGATTAATGGATGCCAAAAAGAATATTCAGCAGGCTGAAAAATAA
- a CDS encoding phosphatase PAP2 family protein, translated as MSSGVSKSTSLTLTAALSALGAALAYLIISYFLVGFKSDQLVLAGIFCCAFFASTITRKFILGFSIFIVYWIIFDYMKAFPNYNYNPVHIAGLYNLEKHWFGLHIGGKILTPNEYWSIYGFTFLDIITGIFYLCWIPVPLAFASYMFFVNRDQFLRFSLTFVFVNLLGFIVYYAYPAAPPWYVQYHGFHFIKLTAGNTAGLARFDRHLHAGIFKSIYAKGSNVFAAMPSLHSSYPVIVLYYGLKNRLGWINLFFATVMIGIWFSAVYNSHHYLLDVIAGVICAITGIVLFNYMCKSSVIKQSLYRYEALIR; from the coding sequence ATGAGTTCGGGGGTTAGTAAAAGTACTTCCCTAACTTTAACAGCTGCGCTAAGTGCCCTTGGCGCAGCTTTAGCCTATTTAATTATCTCTTATTTTTTAGTTGGATTTAAGTCAGATCAGTTGGTGTTGGCAGGTATATTCTGCTGCGCTTTCTTTGCTTCAACTATTACTCGTAAATTCATTTTAGGCTTTTCCATCTTCATTGTGTATTGGATCATATTCGATTACATGAAGGCTTTTCCTAATTACAATTACAATCCGGTTCATATTGCTGGCCTGTATAATCTGGAAAAACATTGGTTTGGTTTACATATTGGTGGCAAGATATTAACACCTAATGAGTACTGGAGCATTTACGGTTTTACCTTTTTAGATATTATTACTGGTATATTTTATTTATGCTGGATACCTGTTCCGTTAGCTTTTGCGTCTTACATGTTTTTTGTAAACCGTGATCAATTTTTGCGTTTTTCACTCACTTTCGTATTCGTTAATCTGCTGGGCTTTATTGTTTATTATGCATATCCCGCAGCCCCGCCTTGGTATGTACAATATCATGGCTTTCACTTCATTAAACTAACTGCAGGTAATACAGCTGGCTTAGCCCGATTTGACCGACATCTCCATGCGGGTATATTTAAATCCATCTATGCAAAGGGCTCTAACGTATTTGCGGCTATGCCTTCATTACATTCCAGCTACCCGGTTATTGTACTTTACTACGGATTGAAAAACCGTTTAGGCTGGATTAACCTATTCTTTGCTACAGTAATGATAGGCATTTGGTTCTCGGCAGTTTACAATAGCCATCATTATTTACTCGATGTAATAGCTGGTGTTATTTGTGCTATTACAGGCATTGTACTATTTAATTACATGTGCAAAAGTTCAGTTATAAAGCAATCTTTATATCGGTACGAAGCGCTAATTAGATAA
- a CDS encoding DUF4833 domain-containing protein encodes MIKKRAILSGICLLAVSILTTAKPLSNLPTFSTPADTVKNLFQLPGNPYPALPVSVNRLFYVQRTPNANTIVYELNMSSNGQPNEDEPIHAYWIRYHEQGQKADLSYIQRKFAYGLNTKSLGNGKYDIRFVSYKKYPLTLMKGTDGKYHIFATISQRLLILNRVFVKIEGGSFWVPKVLFVELRGTDQSTGKEYIERFKP; translated from the coding sequence ATGATTAAAAAAAGAGCAATATTATCCGGAATTTGTCTGCTGGCAGTGAGTATACTTACTACAGCAAAGCCTTTATCCAACCTACCTACTTTTTCTACTCCTGCTGATACTGTGAAGAACCTGTTTCAGCTACCGGGTAACCCCTATCCAGCTTTACCGGTTAGTGTAAATCGCTTATTTTATGTACAACGTACGCCTAATGCGAACACCATTGTTTATGAATTGAACATGAGCAGTAATGGCCAGCCCAATGAGGATGAACCGATACACGCGTATTGGATACGTTATCATGAACAAGGGCAAAAAGCTGATTTGAGCTATATACAACGAAAGTTTGCCTATGGCCTTAATACCAAATCTTTGGGTAATGGTAAATATGATATCCGTTTTGTGTCATATAAAAAATATCCCCTTACCTTAATGAAAGGTACAGACGGTAAATATCATATCTTCGCAACGATTTCTCAAAGGCTATTGATTCTGAATCGTGTTTTTGTTAAAATTGAAGGAGGATCGTTCTGGGTTCCTAAAGTTTTATTTGTAGAATTAAGAGGGACAGACCAATCTACCGGAAAAGAATATATTGAGCGTTTCAAACCCTGA
- a CDS encoding sterol desaturase family protein — MFIAGLMFWTLAEYVLHRYVFHFVPKADWALRLHFIFHGVHHDYPSDAKRLVMPPSASIPMALILYFLFNAALPATYIYPFFAGFLLGYLVYDMTHYAIHHFNFKGGLWKAIKQHHMLHHYQDPQKGYGVSSPFWDKIFQSDFVKKVKVK; from the coding sequence ATGTTTATAGCAGGATTAATGTTTTGGACATTGGCAGAATACGTGCTGCACCGATACGTTTTCCATTTTGTACCTAAAGCTGATTGGGCTTTACGTTTACACTTCATTTTTCATGGTGTACACCATGATTACCCAAGCGATGCCAAGCGATTAGTGATGCCACCATCAGCCAGCATCCCAATGGCTTTAATTTTGTATTTTTTGTTTAATGCTGCATTACCGGCCACTTACATTTATCCTTTTTTTGCGGGATTCTTGTTAGGTTATCTGGTGTACGATATGACACATTATGCCATTCATCACTTTAACTTTAAAGGTGGTTTATGGAAAGCCATTAAACAACATCATATGTTGCATCATTATCAAGACCCACAGAAAGGATATGGTGTTAGCTCCCCTTTCTGGGACAAAATATTCCAATCAGACTTTGTTAAAAAAGTAAAAGTGAAATGA
- a CDS encoding inositol-3-phosphate synthase, which produces MENNVKPANGKLGILIPGLGAVATTLIAGVEAVNKGLSQPIGALTQMGNIRLGKRTENRYPKIKDFVPLANLNDVVFGGWDVYADNVYDAAMKAKVLEPGLLNSVKAELEAIVPMTAAFDKSYAKNLDGTNVKEGTRYEMAQALMQDIETFQEEKNCDRIVVLWCGSTEVYFEESDIHQSIEIFEQALQDDDKRISPSMLYAYAALKLGIPYVNGAPNLTIDIPALVELAKQTETPIAGKDFKTGQTLMKTILAPGLAARALGVKGWFSTNILGNRDGLVLDDPDNFKTKEVSKLSVLEDIFQPEENPELYGDLYHKVRINYYPPHGDNKESWDNIDIFGWLGYQMQIKVNFLCRDSILAAPVALDLALFVDLAKRAGMSGIQEWLSFYLKSPQTAPGLRPEHDIFKQLMKLQNTLRHMMGEDLITHLGLDYYQDLVELL; this is translated from the coding sequence ATGGAAAACAATGTTAAACCTGCCAACGGCAAACTAGGCATACTGATTCCTGGCTTAGGAGCAGTAGCTACTACCTTAATTGCTGGTGTTGAAGCAGTAAATAAGGGCCTTTCTCAACCTATAGGTGCACTTACCCAAATGGGCAACATACGTTTAGGCAAAAGAACAGAAAACCGTTATCCTAAAATTAAAGATTTCGTGCCTCTGGCTAACCTGAATGATGTAGTATTTGGCGGTTGGGACGTATATGCCGATAATGTTTATGATGCGGCCATGAAAGCCAAAGTTTTGGAGCCAGGCTTGTTAAACTCGGTTAAAGCTGAATTGGAAGCTATTGTTCCCATGACTGCAGCATTCGATAAAAGCTATGCTAAAAATTTAGATGGTACAAACGTAAAAGAAGGTACCCGTTATGAAATGGCACAAGCTTTAATGCAAGACATCGAAACTTTTCAGGAAGAAAAAAATTGCGATCGTATTGTTGTTTTGTGGTGTGGTTCAACAGAGGTTTACTTTGAAGAATCAGACATTCACCAAAGCATTGAAATATTTGAGCAGGCTTTACAGGATGATGACAAGCGTATTTCGCCAAGCATGTTGTATGCTTATGCCGCATTAAAATTAGGCATTCCATACGTAAATGGTGCACCTAACCTGACTATTGATATTCCAGCGTTAGTAGAGTTGGCCAAACAAACTGAAACTCCTATAGCTGGTAAAGATTTCAAAACTGGACAAACCCTGATGAAAACTATCTTGGCTCCTGGCTTAGCAGCACGTGCTTTAGGTGTAAAAGGTTGGTTTTCAACTAACATTTTGGGTAACCGTGATGGCTTAGTACTGGATGATCCGGATAACTTTAAAACCAAAGAGGTTTCAAAACTAAGTGTGTTAGAAGACATTTTTCAACCAGAAGAAAATCCTGAACTGTATGGTGACTTATACCATAAAGTTCGTATTAACTACTATCCACCACATGGTGATAACAAAGAAAGCTGGGACAATATTGATATTTTCGGCTGGTTAGGTTACCAAATGCAAATCAAAGTTAACTTCCTGTGCCGCGACTCTATATTAGCAGCACCCGTAGCATTAGATTTAGCTTTATTTGTTGACTTAGCTAAACGTGCTGGCATGAGCGGCATTCAAGAATGGTTGTCATTCTACCTGAAATCGCCACAAACTGCCCCAGGCTTACGTCCAGAACATGATATTTTCAAACAGTTGATGAAACTGCAAAATACATTACGCCATATGATGGGCGAAGATTTAATAACTCATTTGGGCCTTGATTATTATCAAGATTTAGTTGAACTGCTGTAA